A window from Oncorhynchus mykiss isolate Arlee chromosome 9, USDA_OmykA_1.1, whole genome shotgun sequence encodes these proteins:
- the LOC110515555 gene encoding endonuclease domain-containing 1 protein-like, which translates to MMGVLNNLTTLLLLSLLPVALSHVVKKFSDVPQCQKFFLEGTTPNLPGILYDGIVKNEGRYKPICQKHKNTYRFATLYDTTNKIPVFSAYTFTGCIPGRPDERWMMEPQLDGVNSAEMRIQDGRRYEHQAEQKDYKYSQNKRVNRGHLFPSSHAHDLETQESTFTLTNIVPQDITFNDGSWNEMERNVRGTLVKNCKDAKDQIKAYVVTGAVPNNNNNKLNQRVNIPYLMWTAFCCENKKYKKNKKWMAGAYWGENEGGEGALDQQTLGALEEKLNKHYQGKGSPVKVFPRDCPRVTKPTTSS; encoded by the exons ATGATGGGGGTATTGAATAATCtcactactctcctcctcctctctctccttcctgttgcTCTCTCTCATGTAGTGAAGAAGTTCAGCGATGTTCCACAGTGCCAGAAGTTCTTCCTGGAGGGGACAACTCCAAATCTCCCAGGTATTTTGTATGATGGGATAGTCAAGAACGAGGGCCGGTACAAGCCGATTTGCCAGAAGCACAAGAACACCTACAGGTTTGCAACTCTCTACGACACGACCAACAAGATCCCTGTGTTCTCAGCCTACACCTTCACTGGTTGTATACCGGGTAGACCAGATGAACGCTGGATGATGGAGCCCCAG CTCGACGGGGTCAACAGCGCTGAAATGCGGATACAAGATGGACGCCGTTACGAACACCAGGCTGAGCAAAAGGACTATAAATACTCACAAAATAAAAGGGTGAACAGAGGTCACCTCTTCCCAAGTTCACATGCTCATGACCTTGAAACTCAGGAGTCCACCTTTACCCTGACCAACATCGTTCCCCAGGACATCACCTTCAACGATGGCAGCTGGAATGAAATGGAGAGAAATGTCAGAGGAACTCTTGTGAAGAACTGTAAGGATGCTAAGGACCAGATAAAAGCCTATGTGGTGACTGGAGCAGttcccaacaacaacaacaacaaactgaaCCAACGAGTGAACATCCCGTATCTCATGTGGACAGCCTTCTGCTGTGAAAACAAGAAGTACAAGAAGAACAAGAAGTGGATGGCTGGAGCATACTGGGGGGAGAacgaggggggggagggggcattGGATCAACAAACCTTGGGAGCACTCGAAGAGAAGTTGAACAAACATTACCAAGGTAAAGGAAGTCCTGTCAAGGTGTTCCCAAGAGATTGTCCAAGAGTTACTAAACCTACCACTTCCTCCTAA